In Thermomonas paludicola, the following are encoded in one genomic region:
- the folE gene encoding GTP cyclohydrolase I gives MSHPLREPATIQRLATCPGSQRVRERLRSAGARFHANDNIAAYLQDDDLAAIEHEVAAKAQEMLRALVIDVDNDHNTHDTGKRLAKMFVRELFAGRYQAAPAVTEFPNAERLNELMIVGPMRVRSACSHHLCPIMGRVWVGVLPNADSNLIGLSKYARLIDWLMSRPQIQEEAVSQIANLLEERLKPDGIAVVMEADHYCMHWRGVKDDQSKMLNSVMRGRFLSDASLRKEFLSLRHRGD, from the coding sequence ATGTCGCACCCACTGCGCGAACCTGCAACCATCCAGCGCCTTGCCACTTGCCCCGGCTCGCAGCGCGTGCGCGAGCGCCTGCGTTCGGCCGGGGCCCGCTTCCATGCCAACGACAACATCGCCGCATACCTGCAGGATGACGACCTGGCCGCCATCGAGCATGAGGTCGCTGCGAAGGCGCAGGAGATGCTGCGCGCGCTGGTCATCGATGTGGACAACGACCACAACACGCACGACACCGGCAAGCGCCTGGCGAAGATGTTCGTGCGCGAATTATTCGCGGGACGTTATCAGGCAGCACCCGCAGTCACCGAATTCCCCAATGCCGAGCGTTTGAACGAGCTGATGATCGTCGGCCCGATGCGCGTGCGCAGTGCCTGCTCGCACCACCTGTGCCCGATCATGGGCCGGGTCTGGGTTGGCGTGCTGCCCAATGCCGACTCCAACCTGATTGGCCTGTCCAAGTACGCACGGTTGATCGACTGGCTCATGAGCCGTCCGCAGATCCAGGAGGAAGCGGTCAGCCAGATCGCCAACCTGCTGGAAGAACGCCTCAAGCCGGACGGAATTGCGGTGGTGATGGAAGCCGACCACTACTGCATGCACTGGCGTGGCGTGAAGGACGACCAGTCGAAGATGCTCAATAGCGTGATGCGCGGGCGATTCCTGTCGGATGCTTCGCTGCGCAAGGAATTCCTGTCGTTACGCCATCGCGGCGACTGA
- a CDS encoding lipocalin family protein → MTSTRSLVLAALLSGCAQANAPIRPVDSVDLPRFMGRWYVIATIPTRFERGGHNAVETYRLDRNGHVCTWFRHRPGGFDVPVKLIHSDATVVPGTRNAEWKVRFFGVFKAQYLVGWLAPDYSQVMVVRDARDYFWYMARTPTVSEDDYQAMLARAAKLGYDASRIERVPQRWPEHDAGRDTFHGECR, encoded by the coding sequence ATGACATCCACCCGTTCGCTGGTACTGGCGGCACTGCTGTCTGGTTGCGCACAGGCCAATGCGCCCATTCGCCCGGTGGACTCGGTGGATCTCCCGCGCTTCATGGGGCGCTGGTATGTCATCGCCACCATCCCGACGCGCTTCGAGCGGGGCGGCCACAATGCAGTGGAAACCTACCGGCTTGATCGCAACGGCCATGTGTGCACCTGGTTCCGCCATCGCCCGGGCGGCTTCGATGTGCCAGTCAAGCTGATCCATTCCGATGCCACGGTGGTGCCGGGCACGCGCAATGCCGAGTGGAAGGTGCGCTTCTTCGGCGTGTTCAAGGCGCAGTACCTGGTGGGATGGTTGGCGCCGGATTACAGCCAGGTGATGGTCGTGCGCGATGCCCGCGATTATTTCTGGTACATGGCGCGCACCCCGACGGTGTCCGAGGACGACTATCAAGCGATGCTGGCGCGCGCGGCCAAGCTGGGTTACGACGCCAGCCGAATCGAACGGGTGCCGCAACGCTGGCCAGAGCACGACGCCGGCCGCGACACGTTCCACGGCGAGTGCAGGTAA
- a CDS encoding ChrR family anti-sigma-E factor: MMPIHHLDSATLVSHAAGALSPELAAVAATHLGVCAHCRRLLADAERVGGALLQQQQPATQDSGSASRLRQDMLARMQAPLPASSDAAPKPTTQHAADQLPRPLQPYFGKAWKDLRWRWMAPGVHMIRAARTSGDTLILLKIAPGKSMPVHSHQGSELTQILRGAYDDALGHFGPGDIADLDADVEHQPVTSPGVPCICVAALDGPLRFRGWLARKLQPMVGL; the protein is encoded by the coding sequence ATGATGCCCATCCATCATCTGGATTCCGCCACGCTGGTCAGCCATGCCGCAGGCGCGTTGTCGCCGGAATTGGCTGCGGTGGCGGCAACCCATCTTGGCGTGTGCGCGCATTGCCGTCGCTTGCTGGCCGACGCCGAGCGTGTTGGCGGTGCCCTACTGCAACAGCAACAGCCGGCCACTCAGGATTCCGGCAGTGCCAGCCGGTTGCGTCAGGACATGCTGGCGCGCATGCAGGCGCCGCTGCCGGCCAGCAGCGATGCCGCGCCGAAGCCAACGACGCAGCACGCGGCGGATCAGTTGCCACGCCCGCTGCAGCCGTACTTCGGCAAGGCCTGGAAAGACCTGCGCTGGCGCTGGATGGCGCCGGGCGTGCACATGATTCGCGCCGCCCGCACCAGCGGCGACACGTTGATCCTGCTGAAGATCGCGCCAGGCAAGAGCATGCCCGTGCACAGCCACCAGGGCAGCGAGCTGACCCAGATCCTGCGCGGGGCCTACGACGATGCCCTGGGTCACTTCGGGCCGGGTGACATTGCGGATCTGGATGCCGACGTGGAACACCAGCCGGTCACCTCGCCAGGCGTGCCCTGCATTTGCGTGGCGGCCCTCGATGGCCCCCTGCGCTTCCGGGGCTGGCTGGCGCGCAAGCTGCAACCGATGGTGGGGCTCTGA
- a CDS encoding sigma-70 family RNA polymerase sigma factor — translation MRPEPTHGTLSPFEAARVMSISDTKPGDPGYWAAQMRAVSHARDQASFMRIYDHFAPRVRLYLRGLGAPAPVAEELSQEALFRLWQRADSYDAARSTVATWLFRIARNLHIDRLRRESNWMPVDGALELEEEETDSPDFSSAESFTAHADLNERIERLPAIQARLIRMSYFEAKSHQQIADELGMPLGTVKSSIRRAFQRLQSSVQGAA, via the coding sequence ATGCGACCTGAACCCACCCATGGAACCCTGTCGCCCTTCGAGGCGGCCAGAGTCATGTCGATCAGCGATACCAAACCCGGCGACCCCGGCTATTGGGCCGCGCAAATGCGGGCGGTGTCGCACGCACGCGACCAGGCCAGCTTCATGCGCATCTACGATCATTTCGCGCCGCGCGTGCGCCTCTACCTGCGCGGGCTGGGTGCGCCGGCGCCGGTGGCGGAGGAGTTGTCGCAGGAGGCCCTGTTCCGTCTCTGGCAACGCGCCGACAGTTACGACGCCGCGCGCAGCACGGTCGCCACATGGCTGTTCCGCATCGCCCGCAACCTGCACATCGACCGCCTGCGCCGCGAGAGCAACTGGATGCCGGTGGACGGGGCGCTGGAGCTGGAAGAGGAAGAAACCGACAGCCCGGATTTTTCGTCGGCTGAAAGCTTCACCGCCCACGCAGATTTGAACGAACGGATCGAGCGACTGCCCGCGATCCAGGCAAGGTTGATTCGCATGTCGTATTTCGAAGCAAAATCGCACCAGCAGATTGCCGATGAACTGGGCATGCCGCTGGGCACGGTCAAGTCATCCATTCGCCGCGCCTTCCAGCGCCTGCAATCCAGCGTGCAGGGGGCCGCATGA
- a CDS encoding oxidoreductase, with protein sequence MPKTMHETMVGTTMTKQHVLLVGATGLVGQGVLDVLLRAPEVSAVTVLVRRPFPAAHDKVRVLQVAEFTGASLSALDLAGLDACFYCAGPLPVGMSEADYRDATVGALQHVVEAYAAVNPAGFVAYVSGLGANPRSRLMPLRVKGQAEQMLASAGIAHACLRPGVIRPVLAERSPHAWRRIVYVAGAPLLAFGSRFLPSVFTTTQAIGDCMLCLALKNDDPPRIVENLHIVRTRTSRSAA encoded by the coding sequence ATGCCCAAGACGATGCACGAAACGATGGTGGGAACGACGATGACGAAGCAACATGTTCTTCTGGTGGGCGCGACAGGCCTGGTAGGGCAGGGCGTGCTGGATGTGCTGCTGCGGGCGCCGGAAGTGAGCGCCGTGACCGTATTGGTTCGGCGTCCATTCCCCGCGGCGCATGACAAGGTTCGCGTGCTGCAGGTGGCGGAATTCACCGGCGCATCATTGTCGGCGCTGGACCTGGCGGGTCTGGATGCCTGCTTTTACTGCGCTGGCCCGCTGCCGGTGGGGATGTCCGAAGCGGATTACAGAGACGCGACCGTGGGCGCGCTGCAGCACGTGGTAGAGGCGTATGCCGCGGTGAATCCCGCCGGCTTCGTCGCCTATGTCTCCGGACTCGGCGCCAACCCACGGAGCCGATTGATGCCGCTGCGTGTCAAGGGGCAGGCGGAGCAGATGCTGGCATCCGCAGGCATTGCTCATGCCTGCCTGCGTCCCGGCGTGATCCGGCCCGTCCTCGCGGAACGCTCGCCACACGCGTGGCGGCGCATCGTCTATGTCGCGGGTGCCCCGTTGCTGGCGTTCGGATCGAGATTTCTGCCATCGGTGTTCACCACCACCCAGGCAATTGGCGATTGCATGCTGTGCCTGGCGTTGAAGAACGACGACCCACCCCGCATCGTCGAGAACCTGCACATCGTGCGCACCCGGACATCCCGCAGCGCTGCCTAG